In Bradyrhizobium symbiodeficiens, the genomic stretch GCCGCGATCGACTGGAAGCTCGACATGATGCCCCAGACCGTGCCGAACAGGCCGACGAAGGGGCCGGCGGAGCCCACGGTCGCGAGCACGAGCAGGCGGCGTTCCAGCCGCTCGACCTCGCGGGCGATCGAGACGTTCATGACCTTGTCGATGCGCATCTGCAGGCCGGCGACCGAGCGGGCCTGGTTCTCGAACGAGCGCTTCCACTCGCGCATCGCCGCCACGAAACAGGCCGCCATCGAATGCGTCGGCTTGGCCGAGAGGGTGCGATAGAGCTCCTCGATCGATTCGCCGGACCAGAACGCCTGCTCGAAACGGTCCATCGAGCGGCGGGTGCGGGCAAACAGGAAGATCTTGTCGATGGCGATCGCCCAGACCCAGACCGAGCAGGACAGGAGTCCCAGCATCACCGCTTTCACGATCCAGTGAGCCTGCCAGAACAGCGCGATCAACGACACGTCCGCGGAAGCGGCAACCGGAAGGGCTGACTGAGCCACGTCGGCCGGATTCATAAGCAGTATCCTCTCAAGGCGATCGTTATCCGATGTACCGGCCAGCAAATGGCTGCCGGTTCCCCAATGGCCGCGCTAGAACCGGCGCGGCCGGCAAGCCCGCTCAAAGCCTTGTCTTTCTGGGTGCAGGGGCTCGTCCAAAGCCGGCCGTCTGCATTCCCTGCCAAGATGTCAAAACTATGGGCCTCGACCCCGAGACCTTGACCGTGGCCCCGACTTCGGGCTTTGGGCGCGACTGTCCGCCCTTACCTGAGCCCGGCGTTGGTTAATGCGGGGTTACCACAGGCGAATTTGGCTGCCGGAAAGGTAGGCAGCGCAGGAGGTTGGGGCGGGAACCCCCTCCCTTGGGAATATGTGGCCGGACATGTCCCGCCGACGATGCCTCCACCGCAATCGAGCCGGGTGCGCCGCATCCCCATGCCGCGATGGCGCGTCACGCCGCGGAGGCGGGCTCGGGGCAATTGGTCAGCCGCGCAGGATCACCGACTGCCGTGCAGCCACTTGGCACGTCATGGGTCACGACCGTGCCGGCTCCGACCTTGGCGAAATCGCCGATTCTGATGTCGCCCAAGATGGTCGCGCCGGCGCCGATATAGACGCCCCGGCCGATACGCGGCGAGCGCGTCGGCAACTCGCTGCCGCGGCCGATGCTGACATTCTGGAGGATGGTGACCTC encodes the following:
- the tolQ gene encoding protein TolQ gives rise to the protein MNPADVAQSALPVAASADVSLIALFWQAHWIVKAVMLGLLSCSVWVWAIAIDKIFLFARTRRSMDRFEQAFWSGESIEELYRTLSAKPTHSMAACFVAAMREWKRSFENQARSVAGLQMRIDKVMNVSIAREVERLERRLLVLATVGSAGPFVGLFGTVWGIMSSFQSIAASKNTSLAVVAPGIAEALFATAVGLIAAIPATIFYNKFTSEVNRQAQRLEGFADEFSAILSRQIDERG